One Vibrio taketomensis DNA window includes the following coding sequences:
- a CDS encoding acetolactate synthase 3 large subunit → MAAMLSGNEMVVQSLIEEGVEQIFGYPGGSVLDIYDALHAKTDQIKHVLVRHEQAATHMADGYARATGKPGVVLVCSGPGATNTVTGIATAYMDSIPMIVISGNVPNNLIGNDAFQECDIVGVSRPIVKHSFLVKKAEDIPETVKKAFYIATTGRPGPVLIDLPKDVINPQFKFPYEYPSSITMRSYKPTTSGHKGQIKKALKALLEAKKPVLYVGGGAVISGADEPLFKLAETLNLPVVSTLMGLGAFPGTHKNSLGMLGMHGKYEANMAMHEADLIFGIGVRFDDRTTNNLEQYCPNAKVMHIDIDPSSISKNVKADLPIVGSAEKVLESMVNLLVEQGGTNDEQALNSWWDQIQTWRDKNCLRYETSPERIKPQQVIETLHKLTNGDAYVASDVGQHQMFAALYYPFNKPRRWINSGGLGTMGFGLPAGMGVKFAKPEEEVVVVTGDGSIQMNIQELSTAMQYDIPVKIINLNNRFLGMVKQWQDIIYQGRHSNSYMSSVPDFAAIAEAYGHVGIRIETPDQLEDGLKRALEMKDRLVFVDINVDETEHVYPMQIKGEGMDKMWLSKTERT, encoded by the coding sequence ATGGCAGCAATGTTGTCCGGTAATGAGATGGTTGTGCAATCTCTTATCGAAGAAGGCGTTGAACAAATCTTCGGTTATCCAGGCGGTTCCGTTTTGGATATCTACGATGCTCTTCATGCAAAAACCGACCAAATCAAACACGTCCTCGTTCGTCATGAGCAAGCCGCCACGCATATGGCGGATGGTTACGCGCGTGCTACTGGTAAGCCTGGGGTTGTGTTGGTGTGTTCTGGTCCTGGTGCGACCAATACCGTTACCGGAATTGCGACTGCGTATATGGATTCAATTCCAATGATTGTTATCTCGGGTAACGTGCCGAACAACTTAATCGGTAATGATGCGTTTCAAGAGTGTGACATCGTCGGGGTATCTAGACCGATCGTAAAACACAGTTTTTTGGTGAAAAAAGCAGAAGATATTCCTGAAACAGTCAAAAAGGCCTTTTACATTGCAACAACTGGGCGACCTGGCCCAGTGCTGATTGATCTGCCGAAAGACGTCATTAATCCACAGTTCAAATTCCCTTATGAGTATCCATCATCAATTACGATGCGCTCATATAAGCCCACGACGAGCGGACATAAAGGGCAAATTAAGAAAGCTCTTAAAGCACTGCTTGAGGCGAAAAAGCCAGTGTTGTATGTCGGTGGTGGTGCGGTTATTTCTGGTGCGGATGAGCCACTATTTAAACTTGCTGAGACGCTAAATCTACCTGTAGTGAGTACGCTGATGGGATTGGGGGCTTTTCCTGGTACACATAAGAACTCGCTTGGCATGCTTGGTATGCATGGTAAATATGAAGCCAATATGGCGATGCATGAAGCGGATCTTATCTTTGGTATTGGAGTGCGTTTTGACGACCGTACCACCAACAATTTGGAGCAATACTGCCCAAATGCCAAAGTGATGCACATCGATATTGACCCTTCTTCTATTTCTAAAAACGTTAAAGCCGATTTACCGATCGTTGGCTCGGCAGAAAAAGTTTTAGAGTCGATGGTGAATTTGCTGGTGGAGCAAGGTGGTACCAATGATGAGCAAGCATTGAACTCTTGGTGGGATCAGATCCAAACTTGGCGAGATAAAAACTGCTTACGCTATGAAACCTCTCCTGAGCGTATTAAGCCGCAACAAGTTATCGAAACATTGCATAAACTGACTAATGGTGATGCGTATGTTGCATCGGATGTTGGTCAGCATCAAATGTTTGCGGCGTTGTACTATCCATTTAATAAACCGCGCCGTTGGATCAATTCCGGTGGTCTTGGCACCATGGGTTTTGGTTTGCCAGCAGGTATGGGCGTGAAGTTTGCCAAGCCGGAAGAAGAAGTGGTGGTTGTTACCGGTGATGGCAGTATTCAGATGAATATTCAAGAGTTGTCGACGGCAATGCAGTACGACATTCCCGTGAAGATTATTAATCTAAATAACCGTTTCTTAGGCATGGTAAAACAGTGGCAAGACATTATTTACCAAGGACGCCATTCTAACTCTTATATGAGTTCGGTACCCGACTTTGCCGCTATTGCAGAGGCTTATGGTCATGTAGGTATTCGTATTGAGACACCTGATCAACTTGAAGACGGCTTAAAACGCGCACTTGAGATGAAAGATCGTTTGGTGTTTGTTGATATCAACGTAGACGAAACTGAGCATGTATACCCAATGCAAATTAAAGGCGAGGGTATGGATAAGATGTGGCTAAGCAAGACGGAGCGTACCTAA
- a CDS encoding 5-formyltetrahydrofolate cyclo-ligase, producing MTLSRQEFRQQVRQLRQQLPQHFQQQAGLTLIEQFALLPELKFAQHIALYLSADGEIDTNPLIDWLWQQGKQVYLPVIHPFSKGHLLFLHYQPETEMVLNKYRILEPKLKQHLIRPLYQLDLICTPLVAFDSTGHRLGMGGGYYDRTLQPWFESQRGPKPIGLAHDCQHVSKLPIEAWDVPLPKIVTPSTIWQWETAV from the coding sequence ATGACTCTCTCAAGACAAGAATTTCGTCAACAAGTTCGTCAACTCCGCCAACAACTCCCTCAACACTTTCAGCAACAAGCTGGTTTAACACTGATTGAGCAATTCGCCTTATTGCCGGAGCTAAAATTCGCGCAACATATTGCACTTTACCTCAGCGCTGATGGTGAAATTGACACGAATCCACTGATTGATTGGTTGTGGCAACAAGGCAAACAAGTCTATTTGCCGGTTATTCATCCTTTTTCTAAAGGACACTTGCTGTTTCTTCACTATCAACCGGAAACAGAAATGGTGCTCAATAAGTACCGTATTCTTGAGCCGAAATTAAAACAGCACCTCATCCGTCCTCTGTACCAACTCGATCTTATATGCACACCACTCGTCGCCTTTGACTCCACCGGACATCGACTCGGGATGGGGGGAGGCTATTACGATCGAACCCTACAACCTTGGTTTGAGAGTCAGCGAGGACCAAAACCAATTGGCCTGGCTCATGACTGTCAACATGTCAGTAAATTACCAATCGAAGCTTGGGACGTGCCACTACCAAAAATAGTGACACCGAGCACAATATGGCAATGGGAAACTGCAGTCTGA
- a CDS encoding FAD-dependent 2-octaprenylphenol hydroxylase — MMQSVDIAIVGGGMVGLALAAALKDSELRIAVIESREPEQDLNDLPDVRVSALSRSSETILRNLGAWQGIIDRRAAPYMAMEVWEQDSFARIEFDAQKLAQPNLGHIVENRVIQLALLEQVQKQSNVTMLMPAQCQTLAIGESEAWLTLANGQSLTAKLVIGADGANSWVRRQQDIPLTHWDYGHSAIVANVWTQEPHEQVARQIFTPQGPLAFLPMGNSQMSSIVWSTEPSRAERLVAMDKDDFNKALTAEFDARLGMCEVVGERFAFPLKMRYARDFVTERVALVGDAAHTIHPLAGQGVNLGLLDAASLAQEILTLWQQGQDIGSKRNLRGYERWRKAEAAKMIAAMQGFKDLFEGDNPAKKLIRGIGMKLAGQLPGAKDEIMKRALGLKGDLPNLAKSSISSI, encoded by the coding sequence ATGATGCAAAGTGTAGATATTGCAATAGTTGGCGGTGGTATGGTTGGCCTGGCTCTGGCCGCAGCTTTAAAGGATTCAGAGCTGAGAATTGCGGTTATTGAAAGTCGTGAACCAGAACAAGATTTAAATGACTTGCCAGATGTTCGAGTGTCAGCGTTGAGCCGATCTAGTGAAACCATTCTGCGTAATCTTGGTGCTTGGCAAGGTATTATCGACCGTCGTGCTGCCCCATATATGGCAATGGAAGTGTGGGAGCAAGATAGTTTTGCGCGTATCGAATTTGATGCACAAAAACTGGCGCAACCCAACCTTGGTCATATTGTTGAAAACCGTGTCATTCAGTTGGCATTATTGGAGCAAGTGCAAAAGCAGAGCAACGTGACGATGTTAATGCCCGCGCAGTGCCAAACATTAGCCATTGGTGAAAGTGAAGCATGGCTGACCTTAGCGAATGGTCAGTCGCTTACTGCCAAATTGGTGATTGGTGCTGATGGTGCTAACTCATGGGTGCGTCGCCAACAAGATATTCCTTTAACACATTGGGATTATGGTCATAGCGCAATCGTTGCCAATGTATGGACACAAGAGCCACACGAGCAAGTTGCTCGTCAAATATTTACCCCGCAAGGGCCATTGGCTTTCCTACCTATGGGTAATAGCCAAATGAGCTCAATCGTTTGGTCTACCGAGCCTAGCCGTGCAGAGCGTTTAGTGGCGATGGACAAAGATGACTTCAATAAGGCACTAACCGCAGAATTTGACGCTCGTCTTGGTATGTGTGAGGTTGTCGGGGAGCGTTTTGCATTCCCTCTGAAGATGCGTTACGCACGAGATTTTGTCACTGAGCGTGTTGCTTTAGTCGGTGATGCTGCGCATACCATTCATCCTTTGGCAGGGCAAGGGGTTAACCTTGGCTTGTTAGATGCTGCGAGTCTCGCGCAGGAGATTCTGACGTTATGGCAACAAGGGCAAGATATTGGTAGTAAACGTAACTTACGGGGCTACGAGCGCTGGCGTAAAGCAGAGGCGGCGAAAATGATTGCGGCTATGCAAGGCTTTAAAGATTTGTTTGAAGGCGATAACCCTGCGAAAAAATTGATTCGTGGTATCGGTATGAAGCTTGCTGGTCAACTTCCCGGCGCTAAAGATGAGATCATGAAACGTGCTTTGGGCTTGAAAGGTGATTTACCTAATCTAGCGAAAAGCTCGATTTCTTCGATTTAG
- the ilvN gene encoding acetolactate synthase small subunit, giving the protein MRHIISLLLENQPGALSRVVGLFSQRGFNIESLTVSPTDDETLSRLNITTISDDMEIEQIQKQLHKLIDVLKVQEVTEHEHIERELMLVKVKASGFARAEVKRTADIFRGQIVDVTASQYTVQLAGAGDKLDAFIEAMSEVTEVIEVARSGVVGIARGERALKP; this is encoded by the coding sequence ATGAGACATATTATTTCACTGTTATTAGAAAACCAGCCAGGTGCGCTTTCTCGAGTTGTGGGGCTGTTTTCTCAACGTGGTTTCAACATTGAATCCTTGACGGTTTCACCGACGGACGATGAAACACTATCACGTTTGAATATCACCACCATTTCTGACGATATGGAAATTGAGCAGATCCAAAAGCAACTGCACAAGTTGATTGATGTACTCAAAGTTCAAGAAGTCACCGAACATGAGCATATCGAACGTGAACTGATGTTGGTGAAGGTGAAAGCGAGTGGTTTTGCTCGTGCTGAAGTGAAACGTACGGCGGACATCTTCCGTGGGCAAATTGTTGATGTCACGGCGTCGCAATACACGGTGCAATTGGCGGGTGCTGGCGATAAGTTGGATGCGTTTATTGAAGCTATGTCTGAAGTCACCGAAGTGATTGAAGTCGCGCGTAGTGGCGTGGTGGGAATTGCTCGCGGCGAACGGGCGTTGAAACCATAA
- a CDS encoding YecA family protein encodes MSNITLPDYLTFASEMQSAGLAVNPSELHGLLTGMLSGGLSLTDKSWQPLIFDYTNEGMGWPDKALQQAQKTLDATIKELTGTDMELSLLLPDEEASASLFDMADGVADWINHFISGLGLINANLKQASNQAKEALSDLEEMAKLGIDEDDDLQEQAVLLEQVIEHIKVCVLTIHAEFGQKPAQVESNPTIH; translated from the coding sequence ATGAGTAACATTACCCTTCCAGATTACTTAACTTTCGCAAGTGAAATGCAATCTGCAGGCTTGGCGGTCAATCCTTCAGAGCTACACGGTTTGTTGACCGGCATGTTAAGTGGCGGTTTAAGTTTAACGGATAAGAGCTGGCAACCGCTGATTTTTGACTACACCAATGAAGGTATGGGTTGGCCAGATAAAGCGTTGCAACAGGCGCAAAAAACCTTAGATGCAACAATTAAAGAACTGACTGGCACTGATATGGAGTTGTCACTATTACTGCCAGATGAAGAAGCGAGTGCAAGCTTGTTTGATATGGCCGATGGTGTTGCTGATTGGATTAATCACTTTATCTCTGGTCTTGGCTTGATAAATGCGAACCTAAAGCAAGCCTCAAACCAAGCAAAAGAAGCACTCTCTGATTTGGAAGAAATGGCCAAGTTGGGCATCGATGAAGACGATGACTTACAAGAACAAGCCGTTTTATTAGAACAAGTAATTGAGCACATTAAAGTGTGCGTGTTGACGATTCATGCTGAGTTTGGTCAAAAACCAGCGCAGGTAGAATCAAATCCAACAATCCACTAA
- a CDS encoding cell division protein ZapA, protein MSSQAVEVEILGKLTRVNCPAGQEEALLQAAKRLNDRLKDMTDKTKVTNEVHLLTIAALNFCYDLETRDSTTQQHNELQMQLNERMEKLTASLDDALSKVPQGKAQPLA, encoded by the coding sequence ATGAGTAGCCAAGCGGTAGAAGTTGAAATTTTAGGTAAGTTAACTCGCGTTAACTGCCCAGCGGGTCAGGAAGAAGCGCTGCTTCAAGCTGCCAAACGACTGAATGATCGTTTGAAGGACATGACCGATAAAACAAAAGTGACCAACGAGGTACATTTGTTAACGATCGCTGCGTTGAACTTCTGTTACGACCTCGAAACTCGTGATTCAACTACTCAACAACACAATGAATTGCAAATGCAATTGAATGAGCGCATGGAAAAGCTCACCGCGTCACTTGATGACGCCTTAAGTAAAGTACCGCAGGGAAAGGCACAACCTTTAGCTTAA
- the rpiA gene encoding ribose-5-phosphate isomerase RpiA, with the protein MTQDEMKKEAAWAALKYVEKDSIVGVGTGSTVNHFIDALGTIKDDIKGAVSSSEASTQRLKDLGIEVFDCNDVIKLDIYVDGADEINAHRDMIKGGGAALTREKIVAAISDKFICIVDDTKAVDILGQFPLPVEVIPMARSYVARELVKLGGDPAYREGVITDNGNVILDVHNMQIVNPKEMERAINAIAGVVTVGLFAARGADVVITGTPNGAVIQE; encoded by the coding sequence ATGACTCAAGATGAAATGAAAAAAGAAGCGGCTTGGGCTGCACTTAAGTATGTAGAGAAGGACAGCATTGTAGGTGTCGGTACTGGCTCTACTGTAAATCACTTCATCGATGCGCTTGGCACAATCAAAGACGATATCAAAGGCGCAGTTTCAAGCTCAGAAGCATCAACTCAACGTCTAAAAGATTTAGGCATTGAAGTATTTGATTGCAATGATGTAATCAAGCTAGACATCTACGTTGATGGCGCTGATGAAATTAATGCTCATCGTGACATGATCAAAGGTGGTGGTGCCGCACTGACGCGTGAAAAAATCGTTGCCGCGATCTCTGATAAGTTCATCTGTATTGTAGATGACACCAAAGCAGTCGATATTCTTGGCCAATTCCCACTACCAGTTGAAGTTATCCCAATGGCTCGCTCATACGTGGCGCGCGAACTAGTAAAACTTGGCGGCGATCCTGCTTACCGTGAAGGCGTGATCACTGACAACGGTAACGTGATTCTTGATGTGCACAATATGCAAATTGTGAATCCGAAAGAAATGGAACGTGCAATCAACGCTATCGCTGGTGTTGTCACGGTTGGTTTGTTTGCAGCTCGTGGCGCGGATGTGGTTATTACCGGTACACCTAACGGTGCCGTAATCCAAGAGTAA
- the ubiH gene encoding 2-octaprenyl-6-methoxyphenyl hydroxylase, which produces MKQFDVVIAGGAMAGMTLALAIDSLAHGKLRVAVVEAYQVDHQAHPGFDSRSIALSHGTVQILQQLNLWQQIEPVATAIKHIHVSDQSHAGMTDIDCQDIAASALGYVVELADVGRIYHHKAMQSSQIELLCPNSVTDIERLQTHNVVTLDNGEQLQCQLLVAADGAISACCEQIGMSLREHDFNQVAVIANIRTQVAHNGRAFERFTHQGPVALLPMSDNRMSLVWCLRPEQAKKVLGLSDAEFLLNLQTEFGWRLGQLTEVGERASYPLLLRYRENNVSHRFAIVGNAAQTLHPIAGQGFNLGIRDVMSLAEELVSSLDDVGRYSVLSQFKHRRVEDRTRTIEMTSSLVHLFSNDYLTMRIGRNLGLAMMDNVPQLKSPLLLRTLGLVAR; this is translated from the coding sequence ATGAAGCAGTTTGATGTCGTTATCGCAGGCGGAGCAATGGCCGGTATGACCTTGGCGCTGGCGATTGATAGTTTAGCGCACGGAAAGCTTCGTGTTGCGGTTGTCGAAGCTTATCAAGTTGACCATCAGGCACATCCTGGTTTTGATTCTCGTTCAATAGCCCTTTCCCATGGAACGGTGCAGATTCTACAGCAACTGAATTTGTGGCAGCAGATTGAGCCTGTCGCAACGGCAATCAAGCATATTCACGTTTCGGATCAATCGCATGCAGGCATGACAGACATAGATTGCCAAGATATTGCGGCTAGCGCGTTGGGTTATGTGGTTGAACTGGCGGATGTAGGGCGTATTTATCACCACAAAGCGATGCAGAGCTCACAGATCGAATTGTTATGTCCTAACTCAGTGACAGATATTGAGCGCCTACAGACCCACAATGTGGTGACGTTAGATAATGGGGAACAACTTCAGTGCCAATTGTTGGTCGCGGCTGACGGTGCGATTTCTGCTTGTTGTGAGCAAATCGGCATGTCGCTGCGCGAACATGATTTCAACCAAGTCGCAGTTATTGCAAATATTCGCACTCAAGTAGCGCATAATGGTCGAGCATTTGAACGTTTTACTCATCAAGGACCAGTCGCGCTATTGCCGATGAGTGACAACCGAATGTCATTGGTTTGGTGTTTGCGTCCAGAGCAAGCCAAAAAAGTGTTGGGCTTGAGTGATGCCGAGTTCTTATTGAACTTACAAACTGAGTTTGGTTGGCGATTAGGGCAATTGACCGAAGTGGGCGAGCGAGCGAGCTATCCGTTGTTATTGCGTTATCGTGAGAACAATGTATCTCATCGTTTTGCGATTGTTGGTAATGCAGCACAAACACTCCACCCCATCGCTGGACAAGGCTTTAATTTGGGCATTCGTGATGTGATGAGTTTAGCAGAAGAGCTTGTATCATCACTTGATGATGTTGGTCGCTATTCGGTCTTGAGCCAATTTAAACATCGTCGAGTGGAAGATCGTACACGAACGATTGAGATGACTTCTTCGTTGGTACACCTGTTCTCCAACGATTATCTCACCATGCGCATTGGGCGCAATTTGGGGTTAGCCATGATGGACAATGTTCCGCAGCTAAAATCTCCGCTATTACTGAGAACACTAGGTTTAGTGGCACGCTAG
- the serA gene encoding phosphoglycerate dehydrogenase, which translates to MAKVSLEKDKIKILLLEGLHPSTVEVLQAAGYTNIEYHKGSLSDEDLLKAVKDVHFIGIRSRTNLTREVINAAEKLVAIGCFCIGTNQVDLNAAAVRGIPVFNAPFSNTRSVAELVLGQILLLLRGIPEKNALAHRGIWKKSADNSYEARGKRLGIIGYGHIGTQLGIIAENLGMRVYYYDIENKLSLGNATQVPTLSELLNKCDVISLHVPETPETKNMMGAEEFARMKPGSIFINAARGTVVDIEALCHALEAGHISGAAVDVFPIEPATNKEAFESPLQKYDNVILTPHVGGSTQEAQENIGVEVAGKLAKYSDNGSTLSSVNFPEVALPEHRDCSRLLHIHQNRPGILTQINTIFAEDGINIAAQYLQTAADIGYVVIEVETERSKEALARLKGIEGTIRARILH; encoded by the coding sequence ATGGCCAAAGTTTCACTGGAAAAAGACAAGATCAAAATTCTCCTGCTTGAAGGTCTACACCCATCAACCGTCGAGGTACTACAGGCAGCAGGTTACACTAACATCGAATACCACAAAGGTTCCCTATCAGATGAGGACCTATTGAAGGCGGTTAAAGATGTGCATTTCATTGGTATCCGTTCGCGTACCAATCTTACTCGTGAAGTTATTAATGCAGCAGAAAAGTTGGTTGCGATTGGTTGTTTCTGTATTGGTACCAACCAAGTTGACCTCAATGCCGCTGCGGTGCGTGGTATTCCGGTATTTAATGCTCCATTCTCTAACACTCGTAGCGTAGCTGAATTGGTGCTCGGTCAAATCCTACTATTGCTTCGCGGTATTCCAGAGAAAAACGCTCTTGCTCACCGTGGCATTTGGAAAAAAAGCGCAGATAACTCATATGAGGCACGTGGTAAACGTTTGGGTATCATTGGTTACGGCCACATCGGTACGCAACTTGGTATTATTGCTGAAAACCTTGGTATGCGTGTTTACTACTACGATATCGAAAACAAGCTATCACTTGGTAACGCAACGCAAGTACCAACACTAAGCGAACTGCTCAACAAGTGTGACGTTATTTCTCTGCATGTTCCTGAAACACCAGAAACCAAAAATATGATGGGCGCCGAAGAGTTTGCCCGCATGAAGCCAGGCTCGATTTTTATCAACGCGGCACGTGGTACGGTGGTTGATATCGAAGCGCTTTGTCATGCATTGGAAGCTGGGCATATTTCTGGCGCTGCGGTTGACGTATTCCCAATCGAACCGGCAACCAATAAAGAAGCCTTTGAATCACCGCTACAGAAATACGATAACGTGATCCTAACTCCGCACGTGGGTGGTTCAACTCAAGAAGCTCAAGAAAACATCGGTGTGGAAGTGGCTGGTAAACTGGCGAAATACTCAGACAACGGCTCAACACTCTCTAGTGTTAACTTCCCAGAGGTTGCACTCCCAGAGCATCGTGACTGCTCACGCCTACTTCATATTCACCAAAACCGACCAGGCATTTTGACCCAAATTAACACCATTTTCGCAGAAGATGGTATTAACATCGCTGCTCAATACCTGCAAACAGCGGCCGATATCGGTTATGTAGTGATTGAAGTTGAGACTGAGCGTTCAAAAGAAGCACTGGCAAGACTGAAAGGGATTGAAGGCACCATTCGTGCGCGTATCCTGCATTAA